In Treponema vincentii, a single window of DNA contains:
- a CDS encoding S-methyl-5-thioribose-1-phosphate isomerase, with the protein MERKDAELAFLLQYENVAWYEKGCVRILDRRIYPEKITYVECSSWQEVRQAIADMVTQSAGPYTAAAMGMALAAYQVRNEGAEKQRCFLEEAAQGLAHARPTTANRMGQITAGSLAVAKGALNAGQDIVTALFNTAIDSLNRRYGIMEKVGSYLAELFPQGGGVLTQCFGETIVGMMLKAARARNNPVRIICAETRPFLQGARLTASCAADMGFDTTVITDNMVAYMMQQGHVDLFTSAADTITRDGHIANKIGTFQIALLADRFGIPYYVTGIPDADKNDAADIRIEQRNPEEALSCHGVRHTHPAVKGIYPAFDITPPQLISGIVTDKGIYHPQELGAYFDTPQERFY; encoded by the coding sequence ATGGAACGAAAAGACGCAGAACTTGCATTTTTATTGCAATATGAAAATGTCGCATGGTATGAAAAAGGGTGTGTCAGAATCCTTGACCGGCGCATCTATCCCGAAAAAATAACGTATGTCGAATGTTCTTCGTGGCAGGAAGTCCGGCAGGCGATTGCCGATATGGTAACCCAGAGCGCTGGGCCGTACACGGCTGCCGCTATGGGGATGGCGCTTGCAGCATATCAAGTGCGGAATGAAGGGGCGGAGAAGCAGCGGTGCTTTCTTGAAGAGGCGGCACAAGGGTTAGCTCATGCCCGGCCGACGACGGCAAACAGAATGGGACAGATTACGGCGGGCAGTCTTGCTGTGGCTAAAGGCGCTTTGAACGCGGGGCAAGATATAGTAACCGCCCTTTTTAACACTGCAATAGACTCACTGAATCGGCGCTACGGTATAATGGAAAAGGTTGGAAGCTATCTTGCAGAGCTTTTTCCGCAAGGGGGCGGCGTTCTTACCCAGTGCTTTGGGGAAACGATTGTCGGGATGATGCTGAAGGCAGCCCGTGCGCGCAATAATCCCGTTAGAATAATCTGTGCTGAAACACGGCCGTTCTTGCAAGGCGCTCGCTTAACCGCAAGCTGCGCCGCCGATATGGGGTTTGACACCACCGTTATTACCGATAATATGGTTGCCTATATGATGCAGCAGGGACACGTCGATCTTTTTACCTCGGCAGCGGATACTATTACGCGGGACGGGCATATCGCAAATAAAATCGGTACTTTTCAAATTGCCCTGCTTGCGGATAGGTTCGGGATACCGTACTATGTAACCGGTATACCGGATGCAGATAAAAATGATGCCGCCGATATCCGCATCGAACAGCGTAATCCTGAGGAAGCGCTTTCGTGCCATGGGGTGCGGCATACTCATCCTGCGGTAAAAGGAATCTATCCTGCGTTCGACATTACGCCGCCTCAGCTTATCAGCGGAATCGTAACCGACAAGGGAATATATCACCCCCAAGAACTCGGTGCGTATTTCGATACGCCGCAGGAGCGATTCTATTAG
- a CDS encoding methionine ABC transporter permease, translating to MSSWSTLVQLVGTATGQTLIMVFFSTLFSFILGAPLGVLLCITAEGNLMPRPVLHQLIDRVVNVLRSFPFIILMILLFPFSRLIIGTSIGTAATVVPLSIAAAPFVARVIESALLEIDRGVIQAALAMGSSTMEIIFKVMIPEALPPLVAGITLTIINLIGYSAMAGAIGGGGLGDLAIRYGYQRFRSDIMLAAVIVILVMVELIQFIGTRISTALAKRR from the coding sequence ATGAGTTCATGGTCAACGTTAGTGCAGCTGGTAGGAACGGCGACGGGGCAAACGCTTATAATGGTATTCTTTTCTACGCTTTTTTCTTTTATACTCGGAGCGCCGCTCGGCGTGCTGCTGTGCATCACTGCGGAGGGGAACCTTATGCCAAGACCGGTGTTGCATCAACTTATCGATCGGGTGGTAAACGTATTACGCTCATTTCCGTTTATTATATTGATGATTTTACTCTTTCCGTTTTCGCGGCTCATCATCGGTACCAGCATCGGAACCGCCGCAACGGTCGTACCGCTTTCCATCGCCGCCGCCCCCTTTGTTGCGCGGGTTATCGAAAGCGCCTTGCTGGAAATTGACCGCGGTGTTATCCAAGCGGCTCTCGCGATGGGCTCTTCTACGATGGAGATTATCTTTAAAGTGATGATACCGGAAGCGCTGCCGCCCCTCGTTGCAGGCATTACGCTCACTATTATCAACCTTATCGGGTATTCGGCAATGGCGGGCGCAATCGGCGGCGGCGGCCTCGGTGATTTGGCAATCCGATACGGCTATCAGCGGTTCCGCAGTGATATTATGCTGGCGGCGGTCATCGTCATTTTAGTGATGGTAGAGCTTATTCAATTTATCGGCACGAGGATCAGTACGGCACTTGCAAAACGGCGGTAA
- a CDS encoding Do family serine endopeptidase — MYLRQRFQTLLSFATVLSMVVMVFVSSCSASPASATTVYADTKHSDAITKETITLLEGLQSANRQVSAAILPSVVTLSVTEIKKVRNPLSGDGFPWFFFGMPNQENGEKSDGKDSGEQEYKSEGMGSGVIVRKSGNTYYVLTNQHVTGTAEKIIVKLYNGHTAEGKLVGGDQRRDIALVSFESTEKDIVIAELGNSDAVEVGDIVFAVGSPLGYVSTVTRGMVSAVGRSGGSNNNINDFIQTDAAINQGNSGGPLVNIYGQVIGINTWIASSSGGSQGLGFSIPINNVKGAIDSLISDGKLKYGWVGVQLTSADETVMKALGLGEKTGALAIDIFLGSPAFKGGIRPGDFVVKLNGKEVKSVDQLVRDVGDLRSGTTAEFVVIRDGKEQTLSVKIEDRDQNIVTDSSKLWPGFIGYELSDEIRDKLKLDKKQTGVLVTNITNKTPAVIIGLKSGDVITAVNDVSVANMREFYRELSKLKKEVWFDVLREGQTLSTLRYKF; from the coding sequence ATGTATTTAAGACAAAGATTTCAAACACTACTGTCATTCGCGACAGTATTAAGCATGGTTGTGATGGTCTTTGTATCATCATGCTCTGCAAGTCCTGCTTCGGCAACAACGGTTTATGCCGATACAAAGCATTCGGATGCAATTACAAAAGAGACGATTACGTTGTTGGAAGGACTGCAAAGCGCAAACCGGCAGGTATCCGCAGCGATTTTACCGTCTGTGGTAACGCTTTCGGTTACCGAAATTAAGAAAGTCAGAAACCCGCTTTCGGGTGACGGTTTCCCGTGGTTCTTCTTCGGAATGCCTAATCAGGAGAACGGCGAAAAATCCGATGGAAAAGATAGCGGCGAACAGGAATATAAATCAGAAGGTATGGGATCGGGCGTTATCGTTCGTAAGAGCGGTAACACCTATTATGTGCTGACTAATCAGCATGTTACCGGTACGGCTGAAAAGATTATCGTCAAGTTGTATAACGGACATACTGCGGAAGGAAAATTGGTCGGTGGTGACCAGCGGCGGGATATCGCATTGGTTTCGTTTGAATCCACCGAAAAAGATATTGTCATTGCCGAATTGGGTAATTCCGACGCAGTAGAAGTCGGCGATATCGTATTTGCTGTCGGTTCTCCGCTCGGGTATGTTTCGACGGTTACCCGCGGTATGGTCAGTGCGGTAGGACGGTCGGGCGGCTCGAATAATAACATCAACGACTTTATCCAAACCGATGCGGCAATCAATCAGGGGAATTCCGGCGGCCCGCTCGTGAATATCTATGGGCAAGTTATCGGCATTAATACTTGGATTGCATCGTCGAGCGGCGGATCCCAAGGGCTTGGCTTTTCCATTCCGATCAACAACGTCAAAGGCGCAATCGACTCGCTCATTTCCGACGGTAAATTGAAATACGGATGGGTCGGTGTCCAACTGACGAGCGCCGACGAAACGGTTATGAAAGCCCTAGGGCTCGGTGAAAAAACCGGAGCATTGGCTATCGATATATTTTTAGGTTCTCCTGCGTTTAAAGGCGGCATCCGCCCGGGCGATTTTGTCGTTAAGCTGAACGGCAAAGAAGTAAAGAGTGTCGATCAACTTGTCCGCGATGTCGGTGATCTTCGCAGCGGAACGACAGCAGAATTTGTAGTTATCCGTGACGGCAAAGAACAAACGCTTTCCGTAAAAATTGAAGATCGAGATCAAAACATCGTTACCGATTCGTCAAAACTCTGGCCGGGATTTATCGGTTACGAGCTCAGTGATGAAATACGTGATAAATTAAAGCTCGATAAAAAGCAAACGGGAGTACTGGTAACCAACATTACCAATAAAACACCCGCCGTTATTATCGGGCTTAAATCCGGCGACGTTATTACTGCGGTAAACGATGTATCGGTAGCGAATATGCGCGAATTCTATCGTGAATTATCAAAGCTCAAAAAAGAAGTATGGTTCGATGTATTACGTGAAGGGCAAACACTATCGACCTTACGTTATAAGTTTTAA
- a CDS encoding DEAD/DEAH box helicase — protein MDISFRDLGLDESVLNAVAAKGFEEPTPIQVLAIPRLLNGDANVIAKARTGTGKTAAYGLPLVQELREPREKPRALVLVPTRELALQVASEIESFKEGTHPRITTVYGGASIVEQLRNLKRGCEIVVGTPGRVIDHLERGSLNLDSIDYFILDEADEMLNMGFIEDIETIFKKANPDSRVLMFSATMPKQILKIATDFMGEYEIVEEEASEEPLPLTEQFFWMVREEDKSEALVRLIDTAENFYGLVFCQTKVDADAVAKELDERHYEAAALHGDIPQGQREKILSRFRAGKTRILVATDVAARGIDIEGITHVVNYSIPYDGSTYTHRIGRTGRAGAKGTAVSFIRPNERRRIDYLRRHARGELQEGKIPSIEKVLAQKQERLFSDLRRKLDTVRAEHTVNKPFIELARELLAENKASFATAEENAADGTDTAVANTANIDEAVAFGAETAVSGVKNISSVEVLAAVLQLHYGSVLSASHYRNIKVPRTEDKRGKFSGGNTIRLYIGLGRKDGTSKRSLAQFFSTLLSIPEHAVDHIELFDRFSLADLPADAAHEALRLSKKKANMPHIHIDTKSDSVNEKSPHTAGYTKKSPSRKLREGNRREAFFRDKDTRKKHPVSAGSAAAYKKRK, from the coding sequence ATGGATATATCTTTTAGAGATTTGGGACTCGATGAGTCCGTGTTGAATGCGGTAGCGGCAAAAGGGTTTGAAGAGCCGACACCCATTCAAGTGTTGGCAATTCCGCGCCTCTTAAACGGCGATGCGAACGTTATTGCAAAGGCGAGAACAGGTACCGGTAAAACCGCCGCCTACGGATTGCCGCTTGTACAGGAATTGAGGGAACCGCGGGAAAAACCGCGTGCGTTGGTATTGGTGCCTACTCGCGAACTTGCGCTGCAAGTCGCTTCGGAAATAGAATCGTTTAAGGAAGGAACCCATCCCCGTATCACGACCGTATACGGTGGCGCGTCGATTGTCGAACAATTACGAAACTTAAAGCGCGGATGCGAAATTGTCGTAGGAACCCCCGGCCGTGTTATCGATCATTTAGAGCGCGGCTCACTGAATTTGGACAGTATCGACTATTTTATTTTAGATGAAGCTGATGAAATGCTGAACATGGGCTTTATCGAAGATATCGAAACGATATTCAAAAAGGCGAATCCCGATTCACGAGTACTGATGTTTTCGGCGACGATGCCCAAGCAGATTCTGAAAATCGCTACCGACTTTATGGGCGAATATGAAATTGTAGAAGAAGAGGCATCGGAAGAACCGCTGCCGCTTACCGAACAGTTTTTTTGGATGGTAAGGGAAGAAGATAAAAGCGAGGCCTTGGTGCGCCTGATCGACACCGCCGAAAACTTTTACGGGCTGGTCTTTTGCCAAACTAAGGTTGACGCCGATGCGGTTGCGAAAGAGCTTGACGAACGGCATTACGAAGCCGCCGCTTTGCATGGAGACATCCCGCAGGGGCAGCGCGAAAAAATCTTGAGCCGTTTTCGGGCGGGGAAAACCCGTATTCTCGTTGCAACCGATGTCGCCGCCCGCGGTATCGATATCGAAGGGATTACGCACGTTGTCAACTATTCTATTCCGTATGACGGCTCCACCTATACCCACCGTATCGGCAGAACCGGACGGGCGGGAGCGAAGGGGACGGCGGTAAGTTTTATCCGCCCGAATGAACGGCGCAGGATCGACTATTTGCGCCGCCATGCACGAGGCGAGCTGCAGGAAGGGAAAATTCCTTCTATAGAAAAAGTCCTCGCGCAAAAACAGGAGCGGCTCTTTTCCGATCTGCGGCGGAAGCTGGATACCGTCCGTGCCGAACATACGGTCAACAAGCCTTTTATCGAACTCGCCCGGGAACTCTTAGCCGAAAACAAAGCAAGCTTCGCCACAGCAGAAGAAAACGCCGCCGATGGTACCGATACTGCTGTTGCAAATACTGCAAACATTGATGAAGCCGTTGCCTTCGGCGCTGAGACCGCGGTATCCGGCGTCAAGAATATTAGCAGCGTCGAAGTGCTTGCCGCCGTGCTACAGTTGCATTACGGTTCGGTACTGTCGGCATCCCATTACAGAAATATCAAAGTCCCCCGCACCGAAGACAAGCGCGGAAAATTCTCCGGCGGGAATACCATCCGGCTCTATATCGGTCTTGGTAGAAAGGACGGAACGAGCAAGCGGAGCCTCGCGCAGTTTTTTAGTACGCTGCTCTCCATTCCCGAACACGCGGTTGACCACATCGAATTATTCGACCGTTTTTCGCTCGCGGATTTACCGGCCGACGCTGCTCACGAGGCACTGAGGCTTTCAAAGAAAAAAGCCAACATGCCGCATATCCACATCGACACAAAATCGGATAGCGTAAACGAAAAAAGCCCGCATACAGCCGGCTATACAAAAAAAAGCCCTTCACGAAAACTGCGTGAAGGGAACCGGCGCGAAGCCTTTTTCCGCGACAAAGACACGAGAAAGAAACATCCCGTTAGCGCAGGCTCCGCCGCTGCCTACAAAAAGCGGAAATAG
- a CDS encoding methionine ABC transporter ATP-binding protein, producing MIRLVNVNKRYGELQAVDNISLEIPSHTIFGIIGKSGAGKSTLVRLISLLEPVDSGEIYYGDSRVDTLTGKLLRNQHKKIGMIFQNFNLFASRTAAGNIAYPLEIAGMPKRAIAAKVEEMLNVVGLEGRGDARVSTLSGGQKQRVAIARALAVSPDILFCDEATSALDPQTTRSILELLKRLQKDMNLSVVMITHQMEVVRDCCQQVAVIDNGAVAETGSVREIFSAPKSEVTKDFLMHINPLNPEDTQLIRWSKNGGAYTLRFSGELTSEPVLSKISRDYGIEFNICAGGMQKVGETVVGTLFVDINGSHEDTQKAFAYLNQNGIKVEETHQ from the coding sequence ATGATACGGTTAGTAAACGTAAACAAACGGTACGGAGAACTTCAAGCGGTGGATAATATCAGCCTTGAAATTCCTTCTCATACGATTTTCGGTATTATCGGAAAAAGCGGCGCGGGAAAATCGACGCTCGTGCGACTGATAAGCCTTTTGGAACCGGTGGACTCGGGAGAGATTTACTACGGCGACTCCCGCGTAGATACCTTGACGGGTAAGCTCTTACGAAATCAGCATAAAAAAATCGGGATGATTTTCCAGAATTTCAATTTATTTGCATCGCGCACGGCTGCGGGCAATATCGCCTATCCGCTTGAAATTGCGGGAATGCCGAAACGTGCTATCGCAGCAAAGGTAGAAGAAATGCTGAATGTTGTCGGGCTTGAAGGACGCGGTGATGCGCGGGTAAGTACCCTATCCGGCGGGCAAAAACAGCGGGTGGCGATTGCCCGTGCCTTGGCTGTTTCTCCCGATATCCTCTTTTGTGATGAAGCAACGAGCGCACTTGACCCGCAGACAACACGCTCAATTTTGGAGCTGCTCAAGCGGCTTCAAAAAGACATGAATTTAAGTGTTGTGATGATAACGCATCAGATGGAAGTAGTACGCGATTGCTGTCAGCAAGTGGCCGTTATCGATAACGGCGCCGTGGCAGAAACAGGTTCCGTGCGTGAAATCTTTTCTGCACCGAAGTCGGAAGTAACCAAAGACTTCTTAATGCATATCAACCCGCTCAATCCCGAAGACACGCAGCTTATCCGATGGTCTAAAAACGGCGGCGCCTATACGCTCCGGTTCTCCGGCGAGCTCACGAGTGAGCCGGTCTTAAGTAAAATTTCCCGCGATTACGGTATTGAGTTTAATATCTGTGCAGGCGGTATGCAGAAGGTTGGAGAAACGGTGGTCGGAACCCTCTTTGTCGATATTAACGGTTCACACGAAGATACGCAAAAAGCGTTTGCTTATCTCAACCAAAACGGTATCAAAGTAGAGGAGACACATCAATGA
- a CDS encoding DUF2804 domain-containing protein has translation MDIQKVPYTRVITPAPRRPIEDAVPLFGSYSGMFRTFDIRGVKKPFGNLPLPSFITDTRITDTLRLLFCDDNLIGEIEFFYGGYFAFMETTLWNRRTNRLLAYRQLLPLGFVHLPKYIAYSVATCRVKRRYVRIFSRLSKGMLYADFDFLAANDRPSCEGRLDFDSRSPQCTDYSAVIPAFVSRRCQAVYFRSFAVNGWVTFGHNQDIQLSKASGVGFLDFRKTYTSPHTKRSVVIGLGFIEGAQVSFHLSDSIAPDSYSYNDNILFYGGKRIPLPPVRITYPFGSSKNWIIQDTENMVDLTFTPGAISQRSLNILVWRRDYKTICGTFEGSFLIEDGVVLKLKGFPGIAKKVRMRM, from the coding sequence ATGGATATACAAAAAGTTCCTTACACCCGCGTTATTACTCCGGCTCCACGCCGCCCCATCGAAGATGCAGTACCGCTGTTTGGGTCGTACTCGGGGATGTTCCGTACCTTTGACATACGGGGCGTCAAAAAGCCGTTTGGGAATTTGCCGCTCCCGTCGTTCATTACTGACACTCGCATAACAGACACATTGCGGCTTCTTTTTTGCGACGATAACCTTATCGGCGAAATTGAATTTTTTTACGGCGGATATTTTGCCTTTATGGAGACAACACTGTGGAATCGGCGCACGAACCGCTTGCTTGCCTACCGGCAACTTTTGCCGCTGGGGTTTGTGCACCTGCCCAAATACATTGCGTACAGCGTTGCAACCTGCCGCGTTAAACGGCGGTACGTGCGTATCTTTTCCCGCCTTTCCAAAGGGATGCTCTATGCCGATTTTGATTTTCTTGCTGCCAACGATCGGCCGTCATGCGAGGGGCGGCTCGATTTTGATTCGCGTTCACCGCAATGTACCGACTATTCTGCCGTTATTCCTGCTTTTGTGAGCCGCCGGTGCCAAGCCGTATATTTTCGCTCGTTTGCCGTAAACGGATGGGTTACTTTTGGGCATAACCAAGATATACAGCTGAGTAAGGCAAGCGGAGTCGGCTTTTTAGATTTCAGAAAAACGTATACGTCTCCTCATACAAAGCGAAGCGTTGTTATCGGACTGGGATTTATCGAGGGAGCTCAGGTTTCTTTTCATTTAAGTGATTCCATCGCTCCGGACAGCTACAGCTATAACGACAATATTTTATTTTACGGCGGAAAACGAATCCCGTTACCACCGGTGCGTATTACATACCCGTTCGGATCTTCCAAAAACTGGATTATCCAAGATACCGAAAATATGGTCGATTTAACCTTTACACCCGGTGCAATTTCGCAGCGGAGCTTGAACATACTCGTCTGGCGGCGGGATTATAAGACTATCTGCGGTACTTTTGAAGGCTCTTTTTTAATTGAAGACGGAGTTGTACTCAAACTAAAAGGATTTCCCGGCATTGCAAAAAAAGTCCGGATGCGGATGTAA
- a CDS encoding carbohydrate ABC transporter permease, giving the protein MKQSMTTGALSVIKLVLLLALAAFTVMPLIFMLTASFMSGKEIMQMPYKWIPESWQYVNFITAMKGNDGNYIYVRNIINSFIVAITVSFTTVLLASITGYGLAKFRFRGRNLIFMLIMATMMIPFEAIMIPLYMIATKLHIQNTYTGLILPFMVSAFGIFMMRQYLITFPNEFLDAARVDGMHEFSIYSHIVLPNCKPVIATLAILSFRTQWDNLLWPLLVSQSDTMKTIPQYITSFTAERSTDEGAMMAAAVIASIPMMLIFFGLSKYFIGGSVVYESRKG; this is encoded by the coding sequence ATGAAACAATCTATGACGACGGGAGCGCTTTCGGTTATTAAACTGGTATTATTGCTGGCGCTTGCTGCCTTTACCGTGATGCCGCTTATTTTTATGTTGACCGCTTCATTTATGTCGGGAAAAGAGATTATGCAGATGCCGTATAAATGGATTCCCGAAAGCTGGCAGTATGTCAACTTCATAACGGCAATGAAAGGTAACGACGGCAATTACATTTACGTTCGAAATATTATCAACTCGTTTATCGTGGCGATTACCGTATCATTTACTACAGTTCTCCTCGCATCCATCACCGGTTACGGACTGGCTAAATTCAGATTTCGCGGACGGAACCTCATCTTTATGCTGATTATGGCAACGATGATGATTCCGTTTGAGGCTATTATGATACCGCTGTACATGATTGCAACGAAGCTGCATATCCAAAATACATACACGGGTTTGATACTGCCCTTTATGGTGAGCGCATTCGGTATTTTTATGATGCGTCAATACCTTATCACCTTTCCCAATGAGTTTTTGGATGCGGCGCGCGTGGATGGAATGCATGAGTTTTCCATCTATTCGCATATCGTACTGCCGAACTGCAAACCTGTTATCGCGACGCTCGCGATCCTTTCGTTTAGAACGCAGTGGGATAACCTGCTGTGGCCGCTGCTGGTTTCTCAGTCCGATACGATGAAAACCATTCCGCAGTACATCACCTCATTTACGGCCGAACGGAGCACCGACGAAGGCGCAATGATGGCAGCCGCCGTTATTGCCAGCATCCCGATGATGCTCATCTTCTTCGGACTTTCCAAATATTTTATTGGAGGGTCGGTGGTTTATGAATCCCGCAAAGGCTAA
- a CDS encoding carbohydrate ABC transporter permease, producing MSNSKKSGGIEKKIARWGVIFVIPAVLFFAVFSFYPIINAFIESFFDKRVLSNIPPKFVGLQNYFYIFDASRYDNPMSFLNSLRATVVFTLGTFIPLVILSLLFAVLISSLQRNSLKKGFQIAYYTPAILSSVVAAAIWLLIFDPRGLGNYWINKLLSTPGIDHQWLLNSTMLQLSTMIVYFWKYIGYFVILFITGLSTIPPVVYEAALIDGANRFQVFWSITLPLLKPTVVLVSIMAMLQCLKTFSTQYLFTQNGASLEPINVITLNIYQTGIKLQRIGRASAMSIVLFLMMLLLTWLQFRSSKPDETDY from the coding sequence ATGTCTAACTCAAAAAAAAGCGGCGGTATCGAAAAAAAGATCGCACGGTGGGGTGTTATTTTTGTTATTCCCGCAGTGTTATTTTTTGCCGTATTCAGTTTTTATCCTATTATAAATGCGTTCATCGAAAGTTTTTTCGATAAGCGCGTACTCAGCAATATTCCCCCTAAGTTTGTAGGGCTGCAAAATTATTTCTATATTTTTGACGCTTCCCGATACGATAATCCGATGTCATTCTTAAATTCGCTGCGTGCAACAGTCGTGTTTACGCTCGGAACATTTATACCGCTTGTGATATTAAGTCTCTTGTTCGCGGTGCTTATCAGCTCATTGCAGCGGAACAGTTTAAAAAAAGGTTTTCAGATAGCGTATTACACACCTGCCATTCTATCGTCTGTTGTTGCCGCGGCTATTTGGCTGCTGATTTTTGACCCCCGCGGACTGGGAAATTACTGGATTAATAAGCTCCTTTCCACGCCTGGTATTGACCATCAATGGTTGCTAAACAGTACGATGCTTCAACTTTCTACAATGATTGTATATTTTTGGAAATATATCGGATACTTTGTTATTCTTTTTATTACCGGCCTTTCAACCATTCCTCCGGTGGTGTACGAAGCGGCTTTAATCGACGGTGCAAATAGATTCCAAGTCTTTTGGTCGATTACGCTGCCGCTCCTTAAACCGACGGTTGTATTGGTTTCAATTATGGCGATGTTGCAGTGTTTAAAAACGTTCAGCACCCAATATCTCTTTACCCAGAATGGAGCGTCGCTCGAGCCGATTAACGTTATCACGTTGAATATCTATCAGACCGGTATTAAGCTGCAGCGGATCGGCCGTGCAAGCGCGATGAGTATCGTATTATTTTTAATGATGCTCCTTTTAACATGGCTGCAATTCCGCTCGTCAAAACCCGACGAGACGGATTATTAA